From a region of the uncultured Desulfovibrio sp. genome:
- a CDS encoding ASKHA domain-containing protein, with product MFVRLFSASDHAFAGRDGVAPDAPVVTIAARPGQSLSQAIWLSGLVRPLPLCGGLGRCGRCRVRFVRHAPPCLPAEEDVFSAPQLEAGWRLACRRLVPDPEMAAAGSVVALDLELPPENLVLPAGAQATGHLPGHGITPPDLALAVDLGTTSLCWRALDMQGRAVAEGRTLNPQAGAGADVMSRLAVARAPEGRAVLAGLARRLLLGIMDSLAQTGAGRVTRLCLAANTAMTDIFLDRDVEGLCAAPYRLTHSGDETLALPDFPPLYVPPLPAPFVGGDVSAGLAALLEADVPRPFVLADLGTNGELALVTETGQLWLTSVPLGPALEGIGPECGQLAGPGVVTGFTLTPMGLAAQFYEGASPDAENTADAAHHHMAQSSACPCTACQSANAGQNPAGLAAGAAAGAGVESAGAVARGISATGYLSLLALLLRAGVLRTDGQFVANPVMPLARKLAAGLEQPNPAGEPPSSGLPRSGARLRLPHGLWLAAADVEALLQVKAAFALALDALLRAADIPASNVAAVCLAGTLGEYVRPDDLETLGFVPAVLAPRIRAVGNSALDGAALLALHSKKIPPLARMCREAVVLPLVDEPNFHTDYLRRMRFGV from the coding sequence ATGTTTGTACGTCTTTTTTCGGCCAGTGACCATGCCTTTGCAGGCAGGGACGGCGTTGCTCCAGACGCGCCAGTTGTAACTATTGCCGCAAGGCCGGGGCAAAGCCTTTCGCAGGCCATCTGGCTTTCGGGGCTGGTGCGCCCTTTGCCCCTGTGTGGCGGGCTTGGGCGTTGCGGGCGCTGCCGCGTGCGTTTTGTGCGCCATGCGCCGCCATGCCTGCCTGCGGAGGAGGACGTTTTTTCCGCCCCGCAACTGGAGGCTGGCTGGCGCCTGGCCTGCCGCCGTCTGGTGCCCGACCCAGAAATGGCTGCGGCGGGGAGCGTTGTAGCGCTTGATCTTGAGTTGCCGCCGGAGAATCTTGTTCTGCCTGCGGGGGCGCAAGCGACAGGGCATTTGCCCGGCCACGGCATAACGCCGCCGGATTTGGCGCTGGCTGTTGATCTTGGCACCACATCCCTCTGCTGGCGGGCGCTTGATATGCAGGGCCGGGCAGTGGCTGAGGGCCGTACGCTCAATCCTCAGGCCGGGGCCGGGGCGGATGTCATGTCGCGCCTTGCCGTGGCACGCGCGCCAGAAGGGCGGGCCGTGCTGGCCGGGCTTGCCCGGCGGCTACTGCTGGGCATCATGGATTCGCTGGCGCAGACGGGCGCGGGGCGGGTGACGCGGTTGTGTCTGGCTGCCAATACGGCCATGACGGATATTTTTCTTGATCGCGATGTGGAGGGGCTGTGCGCAGCGCCGTACAGGCTGACGCACAGCGGCGATGAAACACTTGCGCTGCCGGATTTTCCACCTCTCTATGTACCGCCGCTGCCCGCGCCCTTTGTGGGCGGCGATGTGAGCGCGGGGCTGGCCGCCCTGCTGGAGGCGGATGTTCCCCGGCCCTTTGTGCTGGCCGACCTTGGCACCAACGGCGAACTTGCACTGGTAACCGAGACTGGACAGTTGTGGCTGACCAGCGTACCCCTTGGCCCGGCTCTGGAAGGTATTGGGCCTGAATGCGGCCAGCTGGCTGGCCCCGGTGTGGTAACGGGCTTTACGCTCACGCCCATGGGGCTAGCCGCGCAGTTTTATGAAGGCGCGTCCCCGGATGCAGAAAATACAGCGGACGCGGCGCATCACCATATGGCGCAGAGTAGTGCTTGCCCGTGCACTGCATGTCAGAGCGCAAACGCGGGGCAAAACCCTGCGGGGCTTGCGGCAGGGGCTGCGGCTGGCGCTGGAGTTGAATCTGCGGGAGCTGTTGCGCGCGGCATAAGCGCCACAGGATACTTGTCCCTGCTGGCCTTGTTGCTGCGCGCGGGTGTTCTGCGCACCGATGGGCAGTTTGTGGCGAATCCGGTCATGCCGCTGGCGCGCAAGCTGGCTGCCGGGCTGGAGCAGCCCAATCCGGCAGGGGAACCCCCATCATCCGGCCTGCCCCGGTCAGGCGCGCGCCTGCGCCTGCCGCATGGCCTGTGGCTTGCCGCCGCTGATGTGGAGGCCCTGTTGCAGGTCAAGGCTGCCTTTGCTCTGGCGCTGGATGCGCTGCTGCGCGCGGCGGATATTCCCGCCAGCAATGTTGCGGCAGTGTGTCTGGCTGGTACGCTGGGCGAATATGTCAGGCCGGACGACCTTGAAACTCTGGGCTTTGTCCCCGCTGTTCTGGCTCCGCGCATCCGCGCTGTGGGCAATAGTGCGCTGGACGGAGCCGCGCTGCTTGCGCTGCACAGCAAAAAAATTCCGCCTCTGGCCCGCATGTGCCGCGAGGCCGTGGTGCTTCCCCTTGTAGACGAACCGAATTTTCACACCGATTATCTGCGCCGTATGCGCTTTGGAGTATAA
- a CDS encoding small ribosomal subunit Rsm22 family protein: MSAKDDSFNDSDRRSRRSGKGTSQPRRQSPRRPDDRPVRRDGADGRFAGRDDRNSGRQDDRRDGRSSDRRDDRPGSRPGGRPNSRPSRGQDERRDARRDGRREDPRDNRRDDRRPNDRPADRRDDRRQDGRSPSAPRDRYGRPAFRPEKREGDRDVASSGQRNFERQNQRPAASSFESGAWPAARALFPPLSAETQRILDMLPEALTKVWPLNAGHKRSLPDDVAQLSRLLTTERAGLARPYWSSPASISAYLYYFLPWNLVRLTRLLASLPLADPRAVAPQGGEALLMDVGSGPLTLPLALWLARPEWRSAPVRVLALDTSSQPLELGKTLMEVLGELTGQPVWPVRVARAPLDQVVRQAAPLLSGGRARPWLVSAANVLNELRFGKKRSRGASAIEDEDEFDSLDAEDMDIDGNPVAGEADGEKPEGCREDRLDSFLESLSPFFDHVGSRGEAAAGSPAPVGPSLLFVEPGTRLGGSTIMRLRQLAVDGGLTALAPCTHQADCPLLRGQGGRTWCHFTFGNEGAPLWLEDLSQASGLGKSGLSLSPLLLAAMPEAEAQTSGPLAARVLSAPFMVPGLAGRARYACSGKGILLLENAESLASGDELTVSIAAGGPRDRKSGALQVSPPAQQGGAPRSEHRPGADEQGRRPRPYNRDNREGGRDGSREGTREGNKPAGKGYPDRPSRAPQGDRSQGDDRRGQGGRPPRPHGNDRPQRDDRSGRDDRPRRDDRSGRDDRRGRDDRPDRKGRQDRQGQPDRSNRSDRSDRSDRPDRPNQQGRQDRNNRQDRPGGQDRKGRGGSSDNRSGDRRPGGNRAGKPSGQRRNKP; the protein is encoded by the coding sequence ATGTCCGCGAAAGACGATTCTTTTAACGATTCCGATCGGCGTAGCCGCCGTTCCGGCAAGGGCACCAGCCAGCCCCGCCGCCAGTCCCCGCGCAGACCTGACGACAGGCCCGTGCGGCGCGATGGCGCGGACGGCAGATTTGCTGGACGCGATGACCGTAACTCTGGCCGTCAGGACGACCGCCGGGACGGGCGTTCCTCTGACCGCCGTGACGACAGGCCCGGCAGCCGACCTGGGGGTCGCCCCAATAGTCGACCCTCCAGGGGGCAGGATGAACGCCGTGATGCCCGGCGTGATGGGAGGCGAGAAGACCCCCGCGACAATCGCCGTGACGACAGGCGTCCCAATGATCGCCCCGCTGATCGGCGTGACGACCGCCGTCAGGATGGACGTTCGCCAAGCGCACCCAGGGACCGCTACGGCAGGCCTGCATTCCGGCCTGAGAAGCGCGAGGGCGACAGGGACGTTGCTTCTTCCGGGCAGCGCAACTTCGAGCGCCAGAATCAGCGCCCCGCAGCGAGTTCTTTTGAATCGGGGGCATGGCCTGCCGCCAGAGCGCTGTTCCCGCCGCTTTCGGCTGAAACACAGCGCATTCTGGATATGCTGCCCGAAGCCCTGACCAAGGTATGGCCGCTCAATGCGGGGCACAAGCGCTCATTGCCCGATGACGTGGCCCAACTCTCGCGCCTTCTGACCACAGAGCGTGCCGGGCTGGCGCGTCCGTACTGGAGTTCTCCGGCTTCCATCAGCGCCTATCTGTATTATTTTCTGCCCTGGAATCTCGTGCGCCTCACGCGCCTGCTGGCAAGCCTGCCCCTGGCCGACCCCCGCGCGGTGGCTCCGCAGGGTGGCGAGGCTCTGCTGATGGACGTGGGTTCTGGCCCTCTGACCCTGCCGCTGGCTCTCTGGCTGGCAAGGCCTGAATGGCGCAGCGCCCCAGTGCGGGTGCTGGCGCTGGATACCTCGTCGCAGCCGCTTGAACTGGGCAAAACCCTTATGGAAGTTCTGGGCGAACTGACGGGCCAGCCCGTATGGCCCGTGCGCGTTGCCCGTGCACCTCTTGATCAGGTCGTGCGGCAGGCTGCCCCTCTGCTTTCTGGCGGGCGGGCACGTCCGTGGCTGGTCAGCGCGGCCAACGTGCTCAACGAACTGCGTTTTGGCAAAAAGCGTTCACGCGGCGCAAGCGCCATAGAAGATGAGGACGAATTTGATTCGCTGGATGCCGAGGACATGGATATTGACGGCAATCCCGTTGCGGGCGAGGCCGATGGCGAAAAGCCGGAAGGCTGCCGCGAGGATCGGCTCGACAGCTTCCTTGAATCCCTGTCGCCGTTTTTTGACCACGTGGGTTCGCGCGGCGAGGCGGCTGCGGGCAGCCCTGCCCCTGTTGGGCCTTCCCTGCTGTTTGTGGAACCCGGTACGCGCCTTGGCGGCTCCACCATCATGCGTTTACGCCAGCTCGCCGTTGACGGCGGGCTGACGGCCCTTGCGCCCTGTACGCATCAGGCTGATTGCCCCCTGCTGCGCGGTCAGGGCGGGCGCACATGGTGCCACTTTACCTTTGGCAACGAAGGCGCGCCGTTGTGGCTTGAAGACCTGTCGCAGGCTTCGGGCCTTGGCAAAAGCGGCCTGAGCCTCTCCCCCCTGTTGCTTGCCGCCATGCCCGAGGCAGAAGCGCAAACGTCCGGTCCCCTGGCCGCCAGGGTGCTTTCTGCTCCCTTTATGGTGCCGGGGCTGGCGGGCAGGGCACGCTACGCCTGCTCAGGCAAGGGGATACTGCTGCTGGAAAATGCCGAATCTCTGGCCTCTGGTGATGAACTGACTGTTTCCATTGCCGCTGGCGGGCCACGCGACCGCAAAAGCGGCGCCTTGCAGGTGAGCCCTCCGGCGCAGCAGGGGGGAGCCCCCCGGTCTGAGCATCGCCCCGGTGCTGATGAACAAGGGCGCAGGCCCAGGCCATACAACCGGGACAATAGAGAAGGCGGCAGGGATGGAAGCCGTGAGGGCACCCGCGAAGGCAATAAGCCCGCAGGAAAGGGCTATCCAGACCGTCCGTCCCGCGCTCCGCAGGGCGACCGCAGTCAGGGGGATGACCGCAGGGGGCAGGGCGGGCGTCCACCCCGGCCTCATGGCAATGACCGTCCTCAGCGTGACGACCGTTCAGGCCGTGACGACAGGCCGCGCCGCGATGATCGTTCGGGCAGGGATGACCGCCGTGGCCGTGACGACCGTCCGGACCGGAAAGGCCGCCAGGATCGGCAGGGCCAGCCCGACCGTTCAAACCGCTCAGATAGGTCTGACCGTTCGGACAGGCCTGATCGGCCCAATCAGCAGGGGCGGCAGGATCGGAACAACCGTCAGGACAGACCGGGCGGGCAGGACAGAAAGGGCCGTGGAGGTTCTTCTGACAACCGCTCTGGCGACAGGCGGCCTGGCGGCAATCGTGCTGGTAAACCTTCTGGCCAGCGTCGCAACAAACCCTAG
- a CDS encoding vitamin B12-dependent ribonucleotide reductase: MLTMPKNLPQPQLKPNTEVVLQKRYLRKDLTGKQVETPRDLFWRVASCIAAEEAKYNQSTCKGDVLARDFYDLMTSWKFLPNSPTLMNAGTDLGQLSACFVLPVGDSIEEIFDAVKYAAMIHKSGGGTGFSFSRLRPKDSRVGSTGGVASGPVSFLRIFNTATEQVKQGGTRRGANMGILRVDHPDILEFIRAKEKEGEFNNFNLSVGLTEVFMRAVENDEHYDLIAPNSGEVINRLRAREIFELLVKKAWQSGDPGIVFLDRINRDNPTPDQGEIESTNPCGEQPLLPYEACNLGSINLSCFYIPGHNDAADPARDCIDWAELKRVVHLSVRFLDNVIDASRFPLDSITETVRRNRKIGLGVMGFADLLYQLEMAYDSQQGLELGERIMAFIQEEGHKASAQLAVERGAFPAYATSVYAKKKLGPYRNATVTTIAPTGTLSIIAGCSSGVEPLFALCFTRNILDGERLVEVNPHFEAALADAGLFSHELMDAVVAKGSIQEMDYLPAKLRKVFVTAMDIAPVWHLRMQAAFQRHTDNAVSKTVNLTNSATEQDIFDIYWLAYQEGCKGVTVYRDGCKSIQVLATGEGQKKMDGESGAEPAQSGSSGSQVGAGVRKRPDIVWGFTQKVPTGLGVMYLTVNEVDGQPFEVFATIGKSGRSITAKAEAIGRLVSLALRSGVHVRDVVAQIKGIGGEHPVFRGKGLLLSIPDAIAWVLERRYLKDEHIGDVNDLQAQNCPECGEPLVFQEGCLICPGCGFSRCG; encoded by the coding sequence ATGCTCACAATGCCCAAGAATTTGCCGCAGCCACAGTTGAAACCCAATACGGAAGTTGTTCTGCAAAAGCGCTATCTGCGCAAGGATCTGACAGGCAAGCAGGTAGAAACCCCGCGTGATCTTTTCTGGCGGGTGGCATCTTGCATTGCCGCCGAGGAAGCCAAGTACAACCAGTCCACCTGTAAGGGCGACGTGCTGGCGCGCGATTTTTATGACCTTATGACCAGCTGGAAGTTTTTGCCCAATTCGCCCACGCTCATGAATGCGGGCACTGATCTGGGGCAGCTTTCGGCCTGCTTTGTGCTGCCGGTGGGCGACTCCATTGAAGAAATTTTTGACGCGGTCAAATACGCGGCCATGATCCACAAGTCTGGCGGCGGCACGGGATTTTCCTTTTCGCGCTTGCGCCCCAAGGATAGCCGCGTGGGTTCCACCGGGGGCGTTGCCTCTGGCCCGGTATCTTTTCTGCGCATCTTCAACACCGCCACAGAGCAGGTGAAGCAGGGCGGCACGAGGCGCGGGGCCAATATGGGCATTCTTCGCGTGGATCACCCTGACATCCTTGAATTTATTCGCGCCAAGGAAAAAGAAGGCGAGTTCAATAACTTCAATCTTTCCGTTGGATTGACAGAAGTCTTCATGCGCGCCGTGGAAAACGATGAGCATTACGACCTCATTGCTCCCAATTCCGGCGAAGTGATCAACCGCCTGCGCGCGCGTGAGATTTTTGAACTGCTGGTCAAAAAGGCCTGGCAGTCCGGCGATCCGGGTATTGTGTTTCTTGACCGCATCAACCGCGACAATCCCACGCCTGACCAGGGCGAGATAGAATCCACCAACCCCTGCGGCGAGCAGCCCCTGTTGCCCTACGAGGCTTGCAATCTGGGTTCCATCAACCTTTCGTGCTTTTACATTCCCGGTCACAACGATGCGGCTGATCCGGCCCGCGACTGCATTGACTGGGCCGAGCTCAAGCGCGTGGTGCACCTTTCTGTGCGTTTTCTTGACAACGTCATTGATGCCTCGCGTTTCCCGCTGGACAGCATCACCGAAACCGTGCGCAGGAACCGCAAGATCGGCCTTGGCGTCATGGGTTTTGCCGACCTGCTCTACCAGCTTGAAATGGCCTATGATTCGCAGCAGGGTCTTGAACTGGGCGAGCGCATCATGGCCTTTATTCAGGAAGAGGGGCACAAGGCCTCGGCCCAACTGGCTGTGGAGCGCGGGGCTTTCCCTGCCTACGCTACGTCCGTGTACGCCAAAAAGAAGCTTGGCCCCTACCGCAACGCCACAGTGACCACCATTGCGCCCACGGGGACGCTTTCCATCATCGCGGGCTGCTCTTCCGGCGTGGAGCCGCTGTTTGCCCTGTGCTTTACCCGTAATATCCTTGACGGCGAGCGCCTTGTGGAGGTGAACCCCCACTTTGAGGCGGCCCTTGCCGATGCCGGGCTGTTCAGCCACGAGCTCATGGATGCGGTGGTGGCCAAGGGTTCCATTCAGGAAATGGACTACCTGCCCGCCAAGCTGCGCAAGGTCTTTGTCACGGCTATGGATATAGCCCCTGTGTGGCATTTGCGCATGCAGGCGGCCTTTCAGCGCCATACCGACAATGCCGTGTCAAAAACCGTGAACCTGACCAACAGCGCAACGGAACAGGATATTTTTGATATTTACTGGCTGGCCTATCAGGAAGGCTGCAAGGGCGTGACTGTGTACCGTGACGGCTGCAAGAGCATCCAGGTGCTGGCCACGGGCGAAGGGCAAAAGAAAATGGACGGCGAAAGCGGTGCTGAGCCTGCGCAGTCTGGTTCGTCTGGTTCCCAGGTTGGGGCTGGCGTGCGCAAACGGCCCGACATTGTGTGGGGCTTCACGCAGAAGGTGCCCACCGGGCTTGGCGTGATGTACCTCACCGTCAACGAGGTTGACGGCCAGCCCTTTGAGGTTTTTGCCACCATAGGCAAATCTGGCCGCTCCATCACGGCCAAGGCCGAGGCCATTGGCCGCCTGGTGTCGCTGGCCTTGCGCTCCGGCGTGCACGTGCGCGATGTTGTGGCCCAGATCAAGGGAATCGGCGGCGAGCACCCAGTGTTTCGCGGCAAGGGGCTGTTGCTTTCCATTCCCGATGCCATCGCCTGGGTGCTGGAAAGGCGCTATCTCAAGGATGAGCACATCGGCGACGTCAACGACCTGCAAGCCCAGAACTGCCCTGAATGCGGCGAACCGCTGGTATTTCAGGAAGGCTGCCTCATCTGCCCCGGCTGCGGTTTTTCGCGTTGCGGGTAA
- a CDS encoding metal-dependent hydrolase produces the protein MKWITHQATAVAAALALHLPWEGVAAACAGAVLPDVLDQRIAGLAPTRRGRQKVFNAIHRGTTHWFGWWLAVCVAAFALSPASLGSLGRDALLGLGFGGLSHVLLDMLTPSGVPLTPFSRQNKLSFKLCSTGSLGEYCFLACVAGATWLFFHEDLLRLTRKLGHGSWF, from the coding sequence ATGAAATGGATTACGCATCAGGCCACGGCTGTGGCGGCGGCGCTGGCGCTGCATCTTCCCTGGGAGGGCGTGGCGGCGGCTTGCGCTGGCGCGGTGCTGCCCGATGTGCTGGATCAGCGCATTGCGGGCCTCGCCCCCACCCGCAGGGGCCGCCAAAAAGTGTTCAACGCCATCCACCGGGGCACAACCCACTGGTTCGGCTGGTGGCTGGCGGTTTGCGTTGCGGCTTTTGCCCTGTCGCCTGCAAGCCTTGGTTCCTTGGGGCGCGATGCCCTGCTTGGCCTGGGTTTTGGCGGGCTGAGCCATGTGCTGCTGGATATGCTGACACCTTCAGGGGTGCCGCTGACGCCCTTTTCGCGCCAGAACAAACTGTCGTTCAAGCTATGCTCCACAGGGAGCCTCGGTGAATACTGTTTTCTGGCTTGTGTGGCAGGGGCAACGTGGCTGTTCTTTCACGAAGACCTGCTGCGCCTGACCCGCAAACTGGGCCACGGAAGCTGGTTCTGA
- the murJ gene encoding murein biosynthesis integral membrane protein MurJ, with protein sequence MALLSAQQRMGAAALILAASTVLSRLMGLARDKIISWQFGAGGESDMYFAAFVVPDIINYLLAGGFMSITIIPLLTRRFQEDEADAWRFFSCVFCWMAAASTLLTLGGMALAPWLAQAVAPGFRPEQWERLAFFMRIILPAQIFFLCGACVTALLFMRRQFRVPALAPLIYNGAIIAVGLLLPWLASTQVAQAALPAGLLAHMDGMTGYCVGVALGAALGTFVLPLRVAAQQGLRLHMEWRHPLMGKFLLTALPLMLGQTIMMLDEQFLRVFGSLAGDGAVSLLNYARRITQVPVGLVGQAAAVASYPFLVALLAQGDTERFNTTLRTALRASVALIIPCAFCMAATSWPILGVIFQGGRFSPADTLATLPLTRIMLASTPFWIIYMVLVRAYYAHGDTITPAVTGSIMTALCIPMYYWWAVPNGAWAIAALSGLSVSLYVLWLVGIWIRRHGCGAFTGLTGLAARVIFCSLPATAAGWWVSEVCMRSFTLSPILKACVVLMLGSCAFAALFLPLAWQTAPEALEPVLQRLRRRRGTA encoded by the coding sequence ATGGCACTGCTTTCCGCACAGCAGCGTATGGGCGCAGCCGCGCTCATACTGGCGGCCAGCACGGTTCTTTCGCGCCTTATGGGCCTTGCGCGCGACAAGATCATTTCGTGGCAGTTCGGCGCAGGCGGCGAATCCGATATGTATTTCGCCGCCTTTGTGGTGCCGGACATCATCAATTATCTGCTGGCGGGCGGTTTTATGTCCATCACCATCATCCCCCTGCTGACCCGCAGGTTTCAGGAGGATGAGGCGGACGCATGGCGCTTTTTTTCCTGTGTTTTCTGCTGGATGGCGGCTGCCTCCACCCTGCTGACCCTTGGCGGCATGGCCCTTGCGCCCTGGCTGGCGCAGGCGGTGGCCCCCGGCTTTAGGCCGGAGCAGTGGGAACGGCTGGCCTTTTTTATGCGCATCATCCTGCCCGCCCAAATTTTCTTTTTGTGCGGGGCATGCGTCACGGCCCTGCTGTTCATGCGGCGTCAGTTCCGCGTTCCGGCGCTAGCCCCGCTGATCTATAACGGGGCCATCATTGCCGTGGGCCTGCTGCTGCCCTGGCTGGCAAGCACGCAGGTTGCGCAGGCCGCTCTTCCCGCAGGCCTGCTGGCCCACATGGACGGCATGACCGGCTATTGCGTGGGCGTGGCCCTTGGCGCGGCCCTTGGCACCTTTGTACTGCCCCTGCGGGTGGCGGCCCAGCAGGGCCTGCGCCTGCACATGGAATGGCGGCACCCGCTCATGGGCAAATTTCTGCTCACGGCCCTGCCCCTCATGCTGGGGCAAACCATCATGATGCTGGACGAGCAATTTTTGCGGGTCTTTGGCAGTCTGGCGGGTGATGGCGCGGTGAGCCTGCTCAACTACGCGCGGCGCATCACCCAGGTTCCTGTGGGGCTGGTGGGTCAGGCCGCCGCCGTGGCATCCTATCCCTTTTTGGTGGCGCTGCTGGCGCAGGGCGACACCGAGCGCTTTAACACCACCTTGCGCACGGCCCTGCGGGCCAGCGTGGCGCTTATCATTCCCTGCGCGTTCTGCATGGCGGCCACAAGCTGGCCCATCCTTGGCGTTATTTTTCAGGGCGGGCGCTTCAGCCCCGCGGACACGCTGGCTACCTTGCCGCTCACCCGCATCATGCTGGCCTCCACGCCCTTCTGGATTATCTACATGGTGCTGGTGCGGGCCTACTACGCCCACGGCGACACCATCACCCCGGCTGTGACCGGCAGCATCATGACGGCGCTGTGCATACCCATGTACTACTGGTGGGCTGTTCCCAACGGGGCGTGGGCCATCGCGGCCCTTTCGGGCCTGAGCGTGAGCCTGTACGTGCTCTGGCTGGTGGGCATATGGATTCGCCGCCACGGCTGCGGGGCCTTTACGGGCCTGACCGGGCTTGCGGCGCGGGTGATCTTTTGCAGTCTGCCCGCCACGGCTGCGGGCTGGTGGGTCTCTGAGGTCTGCATGCGCTCGTTTACGCTGTCCCCCATCCTCAAGGCCTGCGTGGTGCTGATGCTGGGCAGTTGCGCCTTTGCGGCCCTGTTTCTGCCCCTTGCATGGCAGACCGCGCCCGAGGCTCTGGAGCCCGTACTGCAAAGGCTGCGGCGCAGACGCGGTACCGCCTGA